From Paralcaligenes sp. KSB-10:
GCACATGATGTACGACAGGATCGCGCCCGATGAGCCGACCAGCGAACCGGCGATGATCAGCATGGGGTTGTTGAGCGAAAAACCGATGCCGGCCGCGGCCCAGCCCGAGTAGCTGTTGAGCATGGATACCACGACAGGCATGTCGGCGCCGCCGATGGGGATGATGATCAGCACTCCCAATACGAAGGCGAGCAGGGCCATGATGATAAAGGGCAGCCACAATTGCGTGCCCATGAACCAGAACCCGCAGCCCAGCATGGCAATAGCCAGCGCCAGGTTGACGAAATGCTGGCCCGGGAACACCACGGGGGCCCCCTGGAACAGTCTGAATTTGTATTTGCCGGCCAGCTTGCCGAAGGCAATGACCGAGCCGGAAAACGTGATGGCGCCCACGAAGGTGCCGATGAACAGTTCAAGCCGGTTGCCCACGGGTATGGGGTCTCCGGGGGCGGCGATATTGAAGGCATGCGGTTCGGCCACGACGGCTACGGCGATGGCCACGGCGGCCAGGCCTATCATGCTGTGCATGAATGCCACGAGTTCGGGCATTTTGGTCATTTCGACGCGCTTGGCCAGGACGGTGCCGAAGCTGCCGCCTATGAGCAAGCCCAGCACGACCCAGCCCAGACCGATGCCGGCCTTGCCGTCGCTGGCCAGGCCGACGATCAGCAAGGCGGTCGTGATCACGGCAATGGCCATGCCTATCATGCCGAACAGATTGCCGCGCCGGGAGGTGGTGGGATGGGACAGGCCTTTGAGCGCCTGTATGAAGCAGATTGAAGCGATAAGGTAGAAAAGGGTGACGAGATTGGCAGAAATCATGATTGCCCTCCCGCGGTTTTCTTCTCTTTTTTCTTGAACATTTCCAGCATGCGCCGAGTGACCAGGAAACCGCCAAAGACATTGACGGCCGCCAGGGTGACGGCAAATACGCCCATGAATCGCGCCAACCCGCCTTCGGTCAGTGCCGCGGCCAGCATGGCGCCCACGATGACGATGGCCGAGATGGCGTTGGTGACGGCCATGAGCGGCGTATGCAGGGCGGGTGTGACGTTCCAGACCACGTGGTAGCCGACGTAGATGGCCAGCACGAAGATAATAAAGTTGATCAGGGTGGGATTGACCGCTTCCATCAGGCGCTCCTTAATACGTTGCCGCCGGTGCACATCAGGCAGGCGGTAATGATTTCGTCTTCGTGCTGTATGGCCAGCTCGCCCTCGGCGTTCGTGATCAGCTTCATGAAGTCGAGAATATTGCGGGCATAGAGCGCCGAAGCATCGGTGGCAACCAGGGCCGGCAGGTTGCTGTAGCCGATCAGGCTGACCCCGTGCTTTTCTACGATTTTGTCTTTTTCGGACAAGGGGCAGTTGCCGCCGCGCTCGACGGCCAGGTCGACAATGACCGAGCCCGGCTTCATGGCCTTGACGGTGTCTTCGGTAATGAGCACAGGTGCCGGCCGCCCGGGAATCAGCGCGGTGCTGATGACGATATCGGCCTGTTTGCAGCGTTCCGATACCAGCGCGGCCTGGCGGGCCATCCAGGCCGCCGGCATGGGCCGGGCATAGCCGCCCACACCCTGGGCTATTTCGCGCTCTTCATCGGTTTCGAAGGGCACGTCGATGAATTTCGCGCCCAGCGACTCGATCTGTTCTTTGGCGGCGGGCCGCACGTCGGACGCCTCGACCACGGCGCCCAGGCGCTTGGCGGTGGCGATGGCCTGCAGGCCGGCCACGCCCGCACCCAGGACGACGGCGCGCGCCGCCTTGAGCGTGCCGGCCGCCGTCATCATCATGGGGAACAGGCGTCCGTACTGATTGGCCGCCAGCAGCACGGCCTTGTAGCCGGCCAGATTGGCTTGCGAGGACAGGACGTCGAGGCTTTGCGCGCGCGTGATGCGCGGCGCGGCTTCGAGAGCGAAGGCGGTCAGGCCGGTACTGGCCAGCGCCGCCAGGCCCGCTTGATCGAAGGGGTCGAGCATGCCGACCAGTACCGTGTTGGCTTTCATGTGCAGGCGTTCAGCTTCGTTGGGCGAGCGCACCTTGAGCACGAGCTCGGCCCCGAGCGCCTGCTCCGCGCTGCCCAGCGTGGCGCCGACGTTGGCATAGGCTTCGTCGGGGTAGTGGGCCGCCGCGCCCGCGCCATGCTCGACAATGACTGTATGCTTGCCGCCTATATATTTTTTGACCGTTTCCGGAGTGGCGGCAACGCGCGTTTCTCCTGGCTGGCTTTCGCGCGGAATTCCTATTTGCATGAAGACTCTCCAGCTTCCCGTATTATTTAATGAGGCTTACTATACTCGAACTGACTGACAATTATTTGCAATGTCCGGCGCGTATATTTGCTAGACTTACTGACCATATTAAGGAGATTATCATGGGACTTCTGGATTCGGTTCTTTCTGCTGTCAGTGGCGGAAACCCCCAGGCAGGCGGTCAGGCGGCATTGCTGCCCGCCTTGCTCGAACAAGTCAATAACTATCCGGGCGGCTTGCCCGCGCTTGTCCAGAAATTCGAACAGGGCGGTCTGGGCGGCGTCGTGTCTTCCTGGGTCGGCACCGGCGCGAATCAGCCTGTGTCGGGCGACCAGCTGCATGCCGTGCTGGGCGACGATATGGTCAATAACCTGGCGCAAAGCTCCGGCCAGGACACCAGTTCGGTATTGAGCAACCTCAGCACCTTGCTGCCGCATCTGGTCGATCACGCGACGCCTAACGGCAGCGTCGAGCCGGGCGCGCAGGGTGGCCTTGATACCTCGTCGCTCATGGGCTCCCTGTCGGGCTTGCTCGGCAAACTGTAAGCGATACCCGCTTGCCAGGAAAGGCGGCCGGTTCGGCATGGCCGTCGTTCCTGAAGCTTAGTCTTTGCTGGCGCTCAGGGCCTGTTCCAGATCGGCCAGAATGTCGTCGATGTGCTCAAGGCCAATCGACAGTCGGATCATATCTTCCCCCACGCCCGCTTTGGCGAGTTCTTCGGGGCTGAGCTGCCGGTGCGTGGTCGAGGCGGGATGGCAGGCCAGGGATTTCGCATCGCCGATATTCACCAGGCGCACTACGAGCTTCAGGGCATCGATGAATCGGGCGCCCGCGGCGCTGCCGCCCTTGATGCCGAACGACATGATGCTGGCGGGTTTGCCGTCCATGTATTTTTTCGCCAGGCCATGTTCGGGGTGATCGCTCAGGCCGGCATACTTGACCCACGATACTTGCGCATGTTTGGCCAGGTAGGCGGCCACCTTGAGCGCATTTTCGGTGTGGCGCTCCATGCGCAGGGGTAGCGTTTCGATTCCCTGCAGGATAAGAAAGGCGTTGAATGGCGAGAGCGCCGCGCCGGTATTGCGCAGCGGCACCACGCGGCAGCGGCCTATGAATGCCGCCGGGCCGAATGCCTCGGTATACACCACGCCGTGATAGGATGGGTCGGGTTCGTTCAGCATGGGGAAGCGGGCCTTGTGCTCGGCCCAGGGGAATTTGCCCGAATCGACGACCGCGCCGGCGATGGTCGTGCCGTGGCCGCCCATGTATTTGGTAAGCGCATGTACGATGATGTCGGCGCCATGCTCGAACGGCCGGCAAATGGCGGGGGAGGCAACGGTGTTGTCGACGATCAGCGGTACGCCGTGACGGTGTGCGGCATCGGCAAAGGCCTGGATATCGATGATGTTTCCCGCTGGATTGCCTATCGACTCGCAAAATACCGCCTTGGTGTTTTCGTCGATCAGGGCTTCAAGCGCCGCCACGTCGTTATGCGGGGCGAATTTCACGGTAATGCCCTGGCGCGGAAAGGTATGTGCAAATAAATTGTAGGTGCCGCCATAGAGCTTGCTGACCGAGACGATATTGTCGCCCGCCTGGGCGATGGTCTGGATGGCGTACGTGACGGCGGCCATGCCTGATGCCACGGCGAGTGCCGCCACACCCCCTTCGAGAGCCGCAACGCGTTCTTCCAGCACCGCGTTGGTGGGGTTCATGATGCGCGTATATATATTGCCCGCAACCTTCAGGTCGAACAGATCGGCGCCGTGCTGGGTGCTGTCGAAGGCGTAGGACGTGGTCTGGTAAATGGGCACCGCGACCGCCTTGGTGGTGGGGTCGGGCTGGTAGCCGGCATGAATGGCAAGCGTTTCAAGTTTCATGTTTTTTGCTTTCCGTGGTTTGACTCGAGATTGGCAGGGGGGCAAGAAGCCCTATCGTACCGGGGAAAGCGTAAAGTGGCACAGACCTTTGTCCCATATTGTTATAACGGTTGAATATAAAAACTGTTAAAAATAGGCTTGCATAACACTTTGCAAGGTTTCAGCCAGAAAAATCCGGAGAAGCCTGAAAAATCCAAAGCACTTGGGTTAGCATTCAACGTATTGCCTTGCTAGGGCAGTTTCGGGGGTTTTCCCGAGGTTTTTGAGGCCGGAAATGAAAGTTTGGTTCAAACGTGGGCTTGTTGGATTGGTGGTCGTGGTAATTGTCGCGCTGGTGGGCCTGGCGATTTTCCTGCTGACCTTCGATCCGAATGCATACAAGAACAAGCTCGAAGAAATTGTGTACAACCGGTACCACCGCACTTTGGCCATCAAGGGTGATATCAAGTTGTCGCTGTTTCCGCGCATAGGCCTGTCGCTGCAGGGCGTGTCCTTGTCCGACAGGGAAAGCACAAATACGTTTGCGTCGATCGACAGCGCCCGTTTTGCGGTGGCCATCTGGCCCCTGATGTCGAATCGATTGGTGGTAGACCATGTGGCCGTTTCGGGTTTCAAGGGATGGGTCGTGCGCAATCGGCTGGGGCAATTCAATTTCCAGGATCTGATGGGAAGCTCGCTGTCCGCCGAACCGGCGACAGACGCGGCGCCCGGGACAAGCGGCGACGCCAAGCCTCCAGGGCGCCCCTCAGTGCTGACCAATCACGAAGCCTCGCGCGCCGACTTTCAGATTGATATTGCCGGGCTCGACCTGAAAAACGGCGAGATTCATTTTCGCGATGTCAAAACCGGCTCGCGGGCGCGAGTGGAAAAACTCGAAGTCAACACCGGCCGCATGACTTTCGATCAGCCCTTCGACGTGGCCTTGAAAGGCAAGCTGATTGGCGTGTCTCCCGTTGCAGACGCCAATATTGAAGGGCAGGCAGTCGTTAAAATCAATCCCGAACAGCAGACGTACTCGGCGCAAAAGCTGAGCCTGCAGGTCTCGGGCATGCTGGATTCGCTGCAGGCCAAGACAGTCAGCCTGAAGGGCAATCTGGCGTATAGCGCTTATTCGCAAATGTTCACGGCCAGCAATCTTGAACTGGCCGTGCAGGGCGCGGTGGACGGCAAGCAGCCGATCAAGAATCTTGATGCCAGCCTGTCGGTTCCTCAACTCAAGGTCGACCGGAGTCAATCCGAGCTCAAGCTCGAAAAGCTGGCCCTGCGTGCCAAAGGGGTCTTGCCTACGCAAAATTTCGACATTGCCGTCGATGCCCCCAATTTGTCGATTTCGCCCGAGGCCGCCAAGGGGGACGCGATCTCCGGTACGGTTAAGCTCTCCGGCCAGAAGGTGCTGGGCCTGGCGCTGGGCGTTAGCGGCATAGGCGGCAATGCGCAGGAACTGACGCTTAAAGAATTGAAAGTGGAAGGCGGGCTCAAAGAGGGGCAGCGCGTGATTCAGTTCAATATTTCCTCGCCTGCGAACTGGAGCTCCATCAAGGATCATGGCGGCCTGTCGGCCATCAAGGGCGATGTCAAGATATCGGACCCTTCCCTGGCTGGCGACAGTTTCGAGTTTCCCCTGATCGGCAGCCTGCGCGCCGATCTGGTCAAGGACCAGATCAGCAGCGAGATCAATGCGGTGCTGAGCGGCAGCAAACTCGATTTCAAGGTCAAGGCGACGCAATTGCGCGATCCAAAAGTAACGTTTGATCTGGTGGCCGACACGCTGGATTTCAATAAGCTGTTTCCGCCGACTCAAGCCAAGGCCGCGGCCGCTCCCGCGGCGGATGGCAAGACGGCCGAGGCCGCCAAACCGGCCGCGCCCAGTGCTCCGGCCAAGGCTGCGGCGCCCGCGGTTCCCGCGGCGGTATCCGAGGCCATCGACCTGTCGGCTCTCGGATCCCTGGATGTAAACGGCAACATCAAGGTGGGCCACGTTCGGGCGCGCCAACTGGATGCCAGGCAGTTCAGCGCCGGGGTTCGAGTGTTGAACGGGATGCTGACGATCGCTCCCTTGTCGGCCGATTTGTACGGGGGCAAACTTAGCGGCAAGCTTTCCGCGGATGTGCATAATTCGATGGCCGCGCAACTGACGCTCGACAAGGTGGCCGTGGGCGACTTGCTGCAGGGCCTGTCCCAGGACAGTCGACTCACCGGAACAGGAAATATCGCCCTGAACCTGCATGCCCAGGGTGCGACGACGGCGGCGCTGAAGGCGGGCCTGACCGGCACGGTGCAGGCCACGATACGCGATGGCGCGGTCAAGGGGATCAATATTTCCCAGACCCTGCGCGAAGTGAGCAGCGCCGTGGAAAATGTATTCAGTGGCCAGGTTCCCGACGTGGCGGCGAAGTTCGATGCCGGGCGGCAAACGGACTTTACCTCGCTCGATGCCAGCCTGGCGTTCAATCAGGGCCAGGGGACGCTTAAAAAACTCAGCATAGTATCGCCTTTGCTGCGAATATCCGAAGGTACTCCGGCCTCGATCGACCTGGTCAACCAGCAGGCCGACATCGTGGCAAATGTCCGCGTGGTCAATACCATTGTGGGGCAAGGCGGCAAAGAACTGGCGGATCTCAAAGGCGTGACGATTCCCATCCGCATTTCAGGGCCTTTCGATAAACTGGGGTATCAGGTCCAGTGGAAGGAAATCGGCAGCAAGGCGGTGAAACAGGCCGTGCAGGATGGCTTGCTGGACCTGCTGTCGAACAAGGTCGGCAAAGATCTCCTGCCGCAGGCGGCCAAGCCGGCCGCGCCCGCTCCGTCCGGCAAGTCGGATGCGGTGAAAAGTATTGGCAATGCATTGAAAGGACTACTGGGTCAATGACACCTACTCTTTATTTTCCCATCGACGCCTGTGCAGGCATCGATAACCCCGACGCCGCACCCTACGACCGCCAATGGCTGGTGGTCGACGCCGATGGCCGGTGGCTCACGCAAAGGGATCACCCCTCGCTGGCGCAAGTTGCCGTGGCCATTCGCTTCGGCTATCTGGTGATTCGCGCGCCGGGCATGCTGCGCATGGATATTCCGCTCGATGTGATTGAAGACGACGAGAGCGTCTGGCGTCATGCCACCATTGGCAAACAGCGCGTCGACGTGGTCGATGAAGGCGATCTGGCCGCTGCCTGGATATCCAATTTCCTGGGGGTGCCCAGCCGCCTGGTCAAGGTGCATCCCGATGCGCCCGAGGTGTTGTGGCAGCCTTGATGGTTCAGCTTTTCTGAGTGATCCGCTGGTATTTGGCCATCAGGGCTTCCTGGCCTTCCTGCCATTGAGGATCGATCTCAATGCACTCGACGGGGCAAACGACCTGGCACTGCGGCTCGCCGAAATGCCCTACGCACTCGGTGCACAGGCTCGGGTCGATTTCATAGATTTCCAGGCCTAGTGAAATCGCCGTGTTCGGGCACTGCGGTTCGCAGACATCGCAATTGATGCATTCCTCGGTAATGCGCAAAGCCATGGTGTCTACCCTTGCCGAAATGCCGGTGTCAGTGCGCTGCGGTGGGCGCAGGCCGGCCCGATCCTGGAAATGAGCCTACCCCTGTTCCTGCTCGGCGCGGTGCGCCTTGGCCTTGCTGTGCAGCCAGCGCTCTACCGAAGGGAATACAAATTTGCTGACATCGCCGCCCAGAATGGCGATTTCACGCACGATCGTGCCTGAAATGAACTGGTATTGATCGGACGGTGTCATGAACAGGGTCTCGACTTCGGGCAGCAGGTGGCGGTTCATGCCGGCCATCTGGAATTCGTATTCGAAGTCGGAAACGGCGCGCAGGCCGCGTACAATGACACGTCCTTCCTGTTCGCGGACAAAGTCTTTGAGCAGTCCGGCAAAGCTCTTGACTTCGACGTTGGGGTAATGGCCCAATACTTCTTCGGCAATTTCAACGCGCTCTTCAAGGCTGAAAAACGGCTTTTTGGCGTGGCTGTGGGCTACGCCCACGACAACGTGGTCGAACAAGCTGGCGGCGCGACGTACCAGGTCTTCGTGACCGCGGGTAAGGGGGTCGAACGTTCCGGGGTAGACGGCAGTGATCATACGGATTCCGATGATTTGTAGTAAATGAATTGGCTTGGCCCGGCAAGGGCAAGAGAGATTAATTTAGCTTATTTTTTCAACTTGTTTCGGGATTATTGACTTTTTTTTGCGCCGCAGCAAATCGTAGCAGATGGAAATGCACTTGCCCCGCCTTGCCTTGCCGCAAAAGCTCGAAAGGCTCGGGGGGAACAAGCGCTGTTTCAGACTCGACATAAACCAGGCCATCGGGTGCCAGAATGGGGGGCAGCCGGGCCCACAAGGTGTCCAGCCACTGCTGCCCGAAGGGCGGGTCGAGCAGGACCAGGTCGAAAGGGTCGGCGCTTGTTCGGTCCAGAACCATGCGGGCATCGCCGGAGTGGATGCGCACGTGGTCGGCCTTCAGCCGGGAGCGCAAAGACCGCAGCGCCGCCACCGCGGCCGGGTTGGATTCAACCATCTGCACGTGGGCGACGCCCCGGGACGCGGCTTCGAAGCCCAGGGCGCCGGTTCCGGCAAACAGGTCGAGTACGCGTTTTTGTGAAAAATCGTGAGCCCAGAGATGCTGCAGCCAGTTGTACAGAGTTTCTCGTACGCGGTCGGGGGTGGGCCGAAGGCCGGCGGCTTCGATCACCGGAATAGAGGTACGTCGGTAATCACCGCCTACAATACGGACGAGGTGTTTTTTCATGATGTGTAGCGGCACGCGGTGTGACGGCAGTCAAATGAACCAATTAGAGTAGTGTAAAGCGTATGTTCAGCATTTTTAAAAGAAAAAAATCGACTTCAGGCGAATCGCCGGAATCGCCGGCGGGCGCTCCCGAGGCCGCGGCCGAAATCGATGCGGCTGTCCCGGCCGAGCCACCGGCTGCCGAGACAAACACGCTTGCCGCCTGGCCGCAGTCCGGGCCAGAGGGTTCGGATACCGAAACGCAGCTCGTGCCGGCCGTGGAGCCCGCCGCCGAGCCCGTGGAAAAAACAAGCTGGCTGTCGAGGTTGAAAAAAGGCCTGTCGCGCACCGGCCAGAATATCGGCGGTCTGTTTGTTGGAGTCAAGGTCGACGAAGCGCTGTTCGATGAACTGGAAACCGCGCTGATCATGGCCGACGCAGGCACGCTGGCCAGCGAAAAACTGCTCACGGCCTTGCGTGCCCGGGTCCGCAAGGAAAAAATCGAAGATGCGGCGCAGGTCAAGGCGGCATTGCGCGACATACTCGCCGATCACCTGGCGCCGCTTGAAAAACCCTTCCCCTTGGGGCAGGTTGCGCCACTGGTCATCATGATTGCCGGTGTAAACGGCGCGGGAAAAACAACCTCCATAGGTAAATTGGCCAATACCTTCCAGCGCCAGGGAGCCAGCGTACTGCTGGCCGCGGGCGATACATTCCGCGCGGCCGCGCGCGAACAGCTTATCGCCTGGGGGGCGCGCAATAATGTGACCGTGATTGCCCAGGAGGGCGGCGATCCCGCCGCGGTGGCTTTCGATGCGGTCAATGCCGGGCGAGCGCGCCAGGCCGGGGTCGTCATGGTGGATACGGCGGGCCGCTTGCCGACCCAGCTGCATCTGATGGAAGAGCTGAAAAAAATCAAACGCGTCATAGGAAAGGCGGATTCGGCCGCTCCGCACGAAGTCTTGTTGGTTATCGATGGCAATACCGGGCAGAACGCCATTGCTCAAATTCGCGCCTTCGATGCCGCCGTCACCCTGACCGGGCTGGTGGTCACCAAGCTCGATGGCACGGCCAAGGGCGGCACGCTGGCGGCGGTTGCGGCGGGCAGCCAGGGGGTAAGGCCGGTGCCGGTTTACTGGATAGGGGTGGGCGAAGGCCTGGACGATTTGCAGCCTTTCGTGGCGCGTGAATTCGCGGCGGCCCTGGTAGGGGAATAAGCTGTTGTTGCGGGCCGATGGCCAGCCAGCGATCAGGACTTAAGCTTGCCGGCCTTGGCCAGCACCTTGAACATCGCTTGCGCTTCCCGTTTCTTTTGCGTTTGCATCGAACGCAACCAGCCCACGGCAAACCAGGCCTGGGGCTGGTTGTCCAGCAGCGCCCGATAGGCCTGCTCGGCCACATACAAATCGTTGAGTTCGCCCAGGGTGTCCTGTGCTTGCGTCAATGCGGCCAGTACCCGCTCCAGAGTAGAGCGAGACAGCAGGGCTTCGGAAAAATTCAGGCCATACCGCAGGCGCTTGACCTTTTTCCGCAGGTCGTGCTGGTCTTCAATGGCAAGTTCCTGGAATTGCGAGCCTTGTTGCACTATGCGCGCCAACCATTTATTCAGGCGGCGGACCAGCGCGAGCTTTAACGGCAAGGCTTTTTCCTCGGCGCCGGCCGAGGCGGGAACCGCTTGTACCGCGGCATTCGGGAGTGGTTCGGCCGTTTTTGCCGCTGGCCCGGTTTCGGGGCCAATCGCGCTGGCAAGCAGGTCGAGCAACAGGATCTGGAACGCGGGTCCGGAGGCCAGCGCCGCCGCATGACCCGGGCCGTGTGCCGAGGCTTGCGGCAAAATACAGGCGGGCATGCCCGCGCGTTCAAGTTGCGGCGCAATCGTATATCGGACCACGTCGTCGTCGCGTGTTTCACCGAAGGCCGCAAAGTGCTGGCGCAATTGTGTATCGAGCAGCGGGGCGGCGGGGGCGCTCCAGTCTTTGTAAAGCTTCCAGCAGGAGCGTAAACGGCGTATGCCGACGCGCAACTGATGAACATGTTCGGCGCGCAGCGCTTCGTCGGCCTGGGCGGCATCCACGCCTGCCACGAAAGTGGCATTGCGGATGATCTGGCCCGAACAGTCGTCCACGCAGGCCAGATAGGCCTGATGCAGGCTCATTGCCGATTTCAACTTGGGCAGGCCGGCGCGCCGCGGCTTGGCCAGGCGTTCGGCCAGGTTAGCGGCCGTGGGCAGTCCGGCCGCGGCGCTTGTTCCGGCGGCGGCCTGCGCGGCCGATGCCAGAGTGTCGCCGCGTTCGGCCTTGCTTCTCAGATCGAGTATCAGGCCAAAGCGCTGCGTCCATTTTTTGCTTAATGTGAACAGACTCTGGATTCTGCCGGAGAGAAGTTCGAATTCGATTTCGCAAACCGGCAATTCCAGGCTGCCGGCGCAGACCGTTCCCTGATCGTAGGCCAGCTCGACGGTTCCGTACCGGGTGCGGATTTTCCGCAGCAGGCGTTTGATCCTGGTTTCGTAGCACAGCGCCAAAGGATTTTTCAGCCGTGTGAAAACGGATTTCAGTTCGCCGCTTTCATACAGCGACAGGTCCAGCGTTGGCTCAGTGCGCGGGTGATTGATTTCGATGCGCGACAAGGCATCCGCGCCTGGCATTTTCAGGGTCTGGATCCAATGTTCGCCTTCCCGGCGCAACCGCAGCGCTATTTTGGCTTGCGCCAGTTCGCGTCCGGCTGTGTCGAAGTAAAGCGCATGCAGGGCAATTTCGGTGGCCTGCTGCCCCCGCAACTCCTGTTCCAGGGCGAGGCGCGCTTTTGCCGGCACGTGCAGTTTGATTTCTCGTTCTAACATTTCCGGCAGCAAGTCATTGATGACGCCTGTTAACGGTTTGCGGGACGGGCGGTGCAGCGTTTTTGCGTGACAGGTATATGACTATTATTCAGGATAATAATGACAACAATATGACAGTTCATTTTGCCGGCTTGTAACCCAATTGCTCCGATATGGCGCGGGCGCAGTCCTTGAGCGCATGGGCGATGGGGCTTGCCCAGCTCGAGTCGAAGAGCGTGCTTGGCCCCAGGCTGGTCAGTGCCAGCGCAATGTTGCCGGAATGGTCGAAAACAGGCACCGAAAAGGCGTCGATGCCGGGTAGAGGGTTGCCTAATGCGCGGGCCATGCCGTGCTCTTTGATATCGGCCAGCAAGGCGCTCAGGGCTTCCTCGCTGGGCTGTATCTGGCCGATGCTGGTGACTATGGCGGTATCGCCGACCTCTCGTTCAATATAGTGCTGGGCCACCTTGGGCGGCAGCCAGGCCGCAAAGACGTGGCCCGTGGCGGTGTGCAGCATGGACATGACCGTGCCCTTGCGCATGTTCACGTGCACGGGATAGCTCGCTTCGCATATATGGATCATGGTCGGCCCATGCGATCCCAGAACCGCAATCGCCAGCGTATGCCCGATCTGGCTCGCCAGTTGATTGACATAGGGCATGGCAATGCGCACCGGGTCCAGGCGTTGCAGGCTGACCAGGCCCATCTGCAGGGCAAATGGGCCCAGTTCGTATTGCCCGGTCGTCGTGTCCTGCTTTACCAAGCCCACCCGCACAAAACTGACCAGGTAGGGGTGGGCTTT
This genomic window contains:
- the coaD gene encoding pantetheine-phosphate adenylyltransferase encodes the protein MITAVYPGTFDPLTRGHEDLVRRAASLFDHVVVGVAHSHAKKPFFSLEERVEIAEEVLGHYPNVEVKSFAGLLKDFVREQEGRVIVRGLRAVSDFEYEFQMAGMNRHLLPEVETLFMTPSDQYQFISGTIVREIAILGGDVSKFVFPSVERWLHSKAKAHRAEQEQG
- a CDS encoding NAD(P) transhydrogenase subunit alpha, whose product is MEAVNPTLINFIIFVLAIYVGYHVVWNVTPALHTPLMAVTNAISAIVIVGAMLAAALTEGGLARFMGVFAVTLAAVNVFGGFLVTRRMLEMFKKKEKKTAGGQS
- a CDS encoding YidB family protein, with the protein product MGLLDSVLSAVSGGNPQAGGQAALLPALLEQVNNYPGGLPALVQKFEQGGLGGVVSSWVGTGANQPVSGDQLHAVLGDDMVNNLAQSSGQDTSSVLSNLSTLLPHLVDHATPNGSVEPGAQGGLDTSSLMGSLSGLLGKL
- a CDS encoding NAD(P)(+) transhydrogenase (Re/Si-specific) subunit beta, producing MISANLVTLFYLIASICFIQALKGLSHPTTSRRGNLFGMIGMAIAVITTALLIVGLASDGKAGIGLGWVVLGLLIGGSFGTVLAKRVEMTKMPELVAFMHSMIGLAAVAIAVAVVAEPHAFNIAAPGDPIPVGNRLELFIGTFVGAITFSGSVIAFGKLAGKYKFRLFQGAPVVFPGQHFVNLALAIAMLGCGFWFMGTQLWLPFIIMALLAFVLGVLIIIPIGGADMPVVVSMLNSYSGWAAAGIGFSLNNPMLIIAGSLVGSSGAILSYIMCKAMNRSFFNVILGGFGTAPGTAQSASQAQRNVKSGSPEDAAFLMSNAESVTIVPGYGLAVARAQHALKELAEKLGEQGVVVKYAIHPVAGRMPGHMNVLLAEAEVPYDQVFEMDDINGEFGQTDVVLVLGANDVVNPAAKNDPQSPIAGMPILEAYKARTVIVNKRSMAAGYAGLDNELFYMDKTMMVFGDAKKVIEDMVKAIE
- a CDS encoding YfhL family 4Fe-4S dicluster ferredoxin, which gives rise to MALRITEECINCDVCEPQCPNTAISLGLEIYEIDPSLCTECVGHFGEPQCQVVCPVECIEIDPQWQEGQEALMAKYQRITQKS
- a CDS encoding bifunctional O-acetylhomoserine aminocarboxypropyltransferase/cysteine synthase; translation: MKLETLAIHAGYQPDPTTKAVAVPIYQTTSYAFDSTQHGADLFDLKVAGNIYTRIMNPTNAVLEERVAALEGGVAALAVASGMAAVTYAIQTIAQAGDNIVSVSKLYGGTYNLFAHTFPRQGITVKFAPHNDVAALEALIDENTKAVFCESIGNPAGNIIDIQAFADAAHRHGVPLIVDNTVASPAICRPFEHGADIIVHALTKYMGGHGTTIAGAVVDSGKFPWAEHKARFPMLNEPDPSYHGVVYTEAFGPAAFIGRCRVVPLRNTGAALSPFNAFLILQGIETLPLRMERHTENALKVAAYLAKHAQVSWVKYAGLSDHPEHGLAKKYMDGKPASIMSFGIKGGSAAGARFIDALKLVVRLVNIGDAKSLACHPASTTHRQLSPEELAKAGVGEDMIRLSIGLEHIDDILADLEQALSASKD
- a CDS encoding MOSC N-terminal beta barrel domain-containing protein, which produces MTPTLYFPIDACAGIDNPDAAPYDRQWLVVDADGRWLTQRDHPSLAQVAVAIRFGYLVIRAPGMLRMDIPLDVIEDDESVWRHATIGKQRVDVVDEGDLAAAWISNFLGVPSRLVKVHPDAPEVLWQP
- a CDS encoding Re/Si-specific NAD(P)(+) transhydrogenase subunit alpha, with the translated sequence MQIGIPRESQPGETRVAATPETVKKYIGGKHTVIVEHGAGAAAHYPDEAYANVGATLGSAEQALGAELVLKVRSPNEAERLHMKANTVLVGMLDPFDQAGLAALASTGLTAFALEAAPRITRAQSLDVLSSQANLAGYKAVLLAANQYGRLFPMMMTAAGTLKAARAVVLGAGVAGLQAIATAKRLGAVVEASDVRPAAKEQIESLGAKFIDVPFETDEEREIAQGVGGYARPMPAAWMARQAALVSERCKQADIVISTALIPGRPAPVLITEDTVKAMKPGSVIVDLAVERGGNCPLSEKDKIVEKHGVSLIGYSNLPALVATDASALYARNILDFMKLITNAEGELAIQHEDEIITACLMCTGGNVLRSA
- a CDS encoding AsmA family protein, with translation MKVWFKRGLVGLVVVVIVALVGLAIFLLTFDPNAYKNKLEEIVYNRYHRTLAIKGDIKLSLFPRIGLSLQGVSLSDRESTNTFASIDSARFAVAIWPLMSNRLVVDHVAVSGFKGWVVRNRLGQFNFQDLMGSSLSAEPATDAAPGTSGDAKPPGRPSVLTNHEASRADFQIDIAGLDLKNGEIHFRDVKTGSRARVEKLEVNTGRMTFDQPFDVALKGKLIGVSPVADANIEGQAVVKINPEQQTYSAQKLSLQVSGMLDSLQAKTVSLKGNLAYSAYSQMFTASNLELAVQGAVDGKQPIKNLDASLSVPQLKVDRSQSELKLEKLALRAKGVLPTQNFDIAVDAPNLSISPEAAKGDAISGTVKLSGQKVLGLALGVSGIGGNAQELTLKELKVEGGLKEGQRVIQFNISSPANWSSIKDHGGLSAIKGDVKISDPSLAGDSFEFPLIGSLRADLVKDQISSEINAVLSGSKLDFKVKATQLRDPKVTFDLVADTLDFNKLFPPTQAKAAAAPAADGKTAEAAKPAAPSAPAKAAAPAVPAAVSEAIDLSALGSLDVNGNIKVGHVRARQLDARQFSAGVRVLNGMLTIAPLSADLYGGKLSGKLSADVHNSMAAQLTLDKVAVGDLLQGLSQDSRLTGTGNIALNLHAQGATTAALKAGLTGTVQATIRDGAVKGINISQTLREVSSAVENVFSGQVPDVAAKFDAGRQTDFTSLDASLAFNQGQGTLKKLSIVSPLLRISEGTPASIDLVNQQADIVANVRVVNTIVGQGGKELADLKGVTIPIRISGPFDKLGYQVQWKEIGSKAVKQAVQDGLLDLLSNKVGKDLLPQAAKPAAPAPSGKSDAVKSIGNALKGLLGQ